TGAGATATTATCCTGCAGTTTCTTTCTCTTGTCCGGTGTACCAAATTCTAAactatggatataaatatagaATAATGTGGTAGATACAACTCTGACAATACCAATCAAATGTATACCACCTCTCCTCATTATACTTGTTATATAATTCCAACTATATACATTTGTTCCTTTTGTTATAACCTCTGCGATGTAATCACTTCAAAAGTAAACTGTTATTTATTGTAGGGAAATTTTTATTGGAAGGAAAGGTGGAACATAAATTTGACATGGAACCTCATAGTGAAAACTTTGGGGAGTATGGTAAATTGTGCCGTGAAAGGACCAACAAAGCTATGATTAAAACCAGACAAGTGCAGGTTTATATCTTAATATTGTATTCTGCCTTTTATGTGTTGCTCTGAAAATTGGTGCTCTTAAACTGTCCTGATTTGTGTAAAAAAATTATCTGTATTAGGTGATTGACAATGATCGTGGAGTACTTATGAGGCCTATGCCTGGTATGGTTGGCTTGGTTCCATCTGGTTCAAAGGTATAATTGTATTTTTGAAAATGTTACATCTCATTTATATGTTAACTATAGATTGGTAAGAGAAGGTCAAGATGTTCTATGTTATGGGATGATGTGAATCTCATGATAATTGACTTTATATGTTGAACACACTGGACTAGACCTAAACTGCCAAGATATTTGGCACATTAGCTCCGAGGTAAGTATAGTGCAGGTTACATCAGGCTAGATTAGATATACAGAGCTGTTGTCTAGTAACCTGGTCAGTTGCATCAGCTATTAGTTTTTCCAGACCTTGACACCTGACCTGGTTTCTAGTTTGACATGTGATATTTATTCTGTACTCTCAACTATTTGTCTTTAGGGGGTAGAAATTTTGTTTCTCTTGTCTTACCTGGATGGCAAACACATCACATGtatttgtgtatatatatatataagctgTTATGTAGATTGCCTCGGTATTTTGTGCTCGCAACTATGATTTTATTGCAGGACTTCTTAATACGGCACTTAAACTTGGATCTCAATAATGCCAATTCTGTTCACTCCCATAAAAATAtgctatattttatttatttgtttatttacatGTTTTGTTTGTACCAGGACAAGAGGAGGGTAACACCAACAAAAGGATCTGATGTGAAACGAACACGTAGAGACCGTCGGGAACTGGAGAACATTATCTTTAAACTCTTTGAAAGGCAGCCAAATTGGGCATTGAAACAGTTGGTTCAAGAGACAGATCAACCTGAGGTATTTTCAACTTGATAGTCATTTTTTGTGTAAAGAAGATGAAAGTTTACTGGCTGAGTTCCTTTACATAAAATATAACTGGGCCGAATTTGGATTTGCTTTGTGATGAGCCCAAAAAATGTATCAAACTGGTTATTTTAGTATTTAATAATGAAATTTAAGCCTTAACCATGCCCCAAAGAATTAGAAAGAAATTTTAAATAATGATTTTGATATGCCTATACATAATTATACGAAAAGATGGGACATATATCTCAAATAAGTGTTATTTCCTTTAGTTGAGTTCAAATTTTCACACATAAGATTACTAGTTTGACTAGCTGATGGTTGAATTCTTGAGTTTTTTAATGTCATTTTTATCATAACATTTTGTAAtaactttttttcttgtttggtTTATTCATTTTGAATTTTAAGCAAAACAGAAATAGTTTTCATACGATTTACACTGATGATGGCATTCCAATATTgttcaaaacaattttttttgtaCTGACCTGTACTAGATGGTATGGGCATACTTTACTTGCCTGGATCAACATGGAGACCTAGAATGCCCCTGTACTGACTGATAGTACACCTATTGTGACAAtctaggatctcacccaaaaagactagccggACTAGCCGgaatatattatttggattccttgacgcTCTATATATACCTAGGATCTATCCATTACATAACTAATGTAGGATTAAACACATGCTGACATGGGTCCTCACATTGGAGATATTCGATAAAATTGGAACGATATAGAGAAGATTAGCATGGCTCCTGCGCAAGGATGTCATGCACAAATTGAGATATGgtccaaaattttaaaatttgtaacaatttaggatctcatccaaaaagactagccagaaggtattatttgaattctttgGCCTTGTGgaagtacccaagatttacctGTTACAtagccgatatgggactaaactcGCCCACATAGGTCGTCACACCCGTTGTCCAGTGCCGAGGCCGAAACCTTGGTTGGAAACAATTGATTGATTATTTTTTGTAGCTATTATGTTTGAGCTGAGCTTCCAATTTTAATGGCTCATGTAGATTTGCTATCACAATATGGTTATTGTATTCTCTTTCCATTCATATGACAATGAACATTCCAGTCAGTGTATTATGTTTAACCTGTTGTTCACTATATCTGTGATGTTGATATGTAGAAAACAGCTTTTCAGCTTGTAATTAACAAATCAATTAACAGAAGTGTACAGGTAATTCTTTCttataatttaattatttcatgTTGTTGGGTTCGAGGGATTTTTTTGTGTTGGTCAACCCATAAACAAGGTCTCAAATCTCGACCATGCCGCACCATAATTGACCCCATAGCATGTCGTTTCGACCCCTGCTGACCCATACAGCAGGGGGATGTTGTCTGGGGCATATTTAGGTTACATGAATGGTATGGGGGTGTAGCACTAGATTTGAAACCTTGCTCATGATAAATGAACATCACCAAGACGTGCGATGTTTTGCTGGAATCATCTTTAGTAGAAGATCATTTATAACTTTTTGCATTCATCCTTATATATGAAATTCATTGTACTTCAGCTTGAACAATTTTTCAGAATCTGCATATTTGGCAGCCTGCTTTCTTGTTAATGAGTAACGACATCAAAACATGTTGTTACCTTTTCTCTAATTGTGAACTTGCTGACTAATATTCACTTGGATCGGTGACTATCTTCTGCAACTTGTAAATATTTGTCATACATTGTCTTATTTTTGATTAACAAGCTGATTGCAACATTTTAATTTGAGATGTTTATATACGTATGTATGTgtttatgtgtgtatgtatatattaatgtatgtatgtatctatgccatatatatatatatatatgagaccAGCCTTTACATACTGGATTTTGACTGTTGTTTTTCTCTGCAGCAATTCTTGAAAGAGATACTAAATGATCTCTGTATTTACAACAAGAGAGGACCTAATCAAGGGACCCACGAGCTTAAGCCAGAATACAAGAAAACCACTGAGGAAGTGGATACTACGTAAGATCCATTTTCCTGCTTCCAGAAGTCCATTGAGGAAGTGGATACTGTAGTTAAGAACCATGTTGTTGCTTCCAAAAAGTTCCTGTGAACCATGATGCTCGCAGATCAAAATCTTTCCCCTCAAGAACCTGGCACTCTATGATTGGTGATTACCTCTTGGAAGAATGCTTGGTGAAAAACAAATTGTTTTGTTTCAACTTTTCACCGTGCAAAATTCAAGTGCCCCCATAGGTACTGAAGACAGATGTAATGTGTTTGCTTTGTCAGTTACAACAGATTCCCAACTTGATGGTGATGTATCCCGTCCTGGATCCCAGTTTTTATGAACCTTAATATACTTTATAGCGAATATGGAGAGAATATGGGGAAAAAGACTAATGAACCCTTGATAAACTATTGATTTCCGTGATTGACTTGTTACACCCAGGATTAATTCAGACATAGATGATAGCGTCGTTTAACCAAATTTCTATGAGTGGATGGTCACAGAATGACCGGAAGTTGTCTCATAGATCAACTTCCGTAGATCTGAGATGATGGCAGGGAAAATGGTTATAATGCTTTCACATTGTCCTCTGAAATTAGGACTTCGGTCTTGAATTTACCATCTTAGTCATTACTTAAACCTTTGTAATCAGGCTATTGAGGTATTTGATTTTCAAATGGGGGAAGAGGAACGGGAGGCGTTCCTAAGCTTTCCGGCTCACTAGTAGGTGATGAGGGAATTTCAAAAAAAGGGGTAATTGCATCTGCTGATGCATTCGTTCGGATACATTATTTCTTCGTGAAAAAGCAGCTCTTTATTCTAGATAATATGAGGAAAAAAATATGGTTCTATATTTAGCTCTCATCAAAGCACTTTATATGCTCTCGGGCTCAAACAGATACCGGGCCACATGTCTAGCCGCTAAAGCCTCCCTTCTCATTAATAAAGAGCAAATATCCAAGCTTTCACTACTACGAGGCCGACAGAGTACCTCTGAAGCCACCAAATGAACATCTTCCTCTCATTCTGCATTTCCGAAAGAAAGTTTTTGAACATCCGCTCCAATCTCAAATTTGTGTTGTCTTTCATGTATCATATAGGGAGATTTTTAACAATACCCAACATTTCTAAAGAATCTTTGGCTCAATCCTCTTTAATAACTAGAAATAAAAATGCACAACAAATCTCTTTTGTAGAAGCGTTTGATTTATTCTGCTTTCAACTTTATTAGTTTGAGTTAGCCTGTGATTATACTGGCAAATAACGTAAATTCTTGAAGCTCACTGTCGATTCACATTTTTGTTTATAAGCTTCCAAACATTGCTGTTCcgaatttctctcttttttcgcACTTCAGTTCTGATACGTCAGCATTACTAGCTGATGCATGGACTAAATCTTTGATGTGGGGATTCTAGCGAAGCCAACAGAGTTCTGGACGATAAAATAAAACTGTGTTCACGCCCGAACAATCGTAAGATTTTTGGGCAAGCAATCCTTCCTGAAGCGGACTGCTTAGAGAACACGAGTGGTTACTTTCTTGAAACCATACATCGACGGATGCCTTCCCGCTTGTTAGAAaatctctcttatttatatctagAAGAGCCATAATTTAGATTTATTTTTTCAGAAGTGGAAAAGGTCGTGCCTCCTTGTACCGGTGAAGGGTGGATGTGATTATACTAAACTAAAACGCACCGAGCCTGGAAAGTTGAAGAATGGGATGAATAGGCTTTGCGTTTTGGCCAACGATTCTGAAAGACAGACCAATGGAGTTCTTTGGAATTAACACCCCTATTCACGAGATGTCGTTGTATATGTCATCAGGGAATCAACATCATCTCACACTGCGTCAAGTCACGAGCGATGTGATATCCCAAAATCCTGCTACTCCAGGATTTATGGGATCGGGCAGCCCACCGAACCCAAGCAACATCGTGAAAGGAGCCCAATAAGCCAATCAAATCCACCTCCACTAACGTGAGagggcatttttttttcttttttttccgatGCACCATCTGCTCACCCTAGTCTAATATAAAGCAAGAACTTGACACAGTAGTATAGAAGAGACCCCTCGATAAGTCTAAAGGACCTTTTCCAAATGCTGAGCTGTATAAGTAGCAACTCAATTTGTGGCTCGATTTGCCTTGTGGTAAACATGCACAACCTGAAAGGTATTGCATCCTCCCATCTATCGAATGTCGTGTAGTAGAGGGCTCGCATCCTCCCTCCACTCCTCCTTTCATATCCAATCAATCACCGAGGTTGAGTCCCCTTCCAGGATGATGCGCTCCGTGCTCAGCCTTCGGCTCGTAAAGGATATGCCCTCCCAAGTTGCCTTAAGCTCCGCCCCTGCAGCTGACAGCGCGACGATGCTTCGGCCTCCTACAGCAATTAGCTGTAAGTTATGACTCTTGATCACAAACCCCATACCtactctgtctctctctctagcAACACTATCATCGAAATTCACCTTGAAATGGCCGGGGGTAGAGGCACCCAAGAGAGAAGGACGAACTTAGGCACAATATTAGCAGAGCAAGTGTCCCTAACCATCCCAGATGAAATCGACGTAGTGACCAGGATGAGCTCTACAATCTGGAGAGTGGCTTTCCTTACTACACTACTCGGTGGCACCCGTCGGTTATCCAAAACCTGAACATTCCTATCCAACCAGATATGATATGCTAAGTAGGCACAGGTGATCCCCCACTCCATCGTCCTCGGGCTCTGCATCGCCTCCTTTATCTGGCGTAGAAGGTCATCAGCTGATCGAGTGCTCTGGGGCCAGGTAACGACAGCCCCGCTCCAGATCTATGTAGCTCGCGGGTACCCTAAAAGAACATGACTGATGGACTCTACCTTCGGCCACCACCCACAACACGGAGTAATCCTAACAACCCTCTCCGCCAGCATGCTTCTTGTAGGTAGACATTCCTATGCCACCTTCTATAGGAACTGAGCCACACGGGAATGAAcatgcatcctccaaatccatctaCTGTCCATCTGCCTGGCAGCTACCCCATCCATCGCCTCCTGTAAGTCCGAGGCACTCACCTTGGATCTACCTATAGCAGCCCAAACCAGTCTGTCCGATACTTCCCCCATGGGTACCAGAATGGTCAGAATCCTCTCGTAAGTGGACGGAAGCTTTTTTATGTTGTTGCTGGCGTTAGACTCATTTGGTGGATTTAGATTGGATTagattcttttttgttttttttatgttttttctcttttcgGGGAAGAGGCGGGTTGGTTCCAAGTTTAAACTACACCTAGATTTTTAATCGAACTTTGTTAGGTCAAACTTGGTTAGGTCTTCAGCGGTTTCTAATCGTTCCGGTAATAATTCCACAATATCCAAAGTCTTCATGCGTTTCTAACCCATCCGGCTCAAGTCTTACCGTCGGACAACATAGATGAGACATTTAGTCTACACTTCGAGGATGAGTCAACTTTAGGTTGGAATGAAACGTATTCTTGTAATTAATAATACGTTCTCAACTCATGCACCCGTTACCACAACATTATAAAATGGATTTGAGATTGAAAAGTTGAAACGGCATACATGTGCATTGACAGTGTGACATCAGATACGATTATattagagagggagaggggttttattttatatcttacTATTTCAACTGAATCAAGATCTTCTTATCGTAGAACACAAGTGCACACGTCAAACGAGAGGAGGACAATTTACAATCCACCCCTACTAATCGAAACATAATAGCAATATAATAATGCACCTTGCGTCGTCTTCTAGTGCTTAAGATACCCAATACGCAAACGAAAGAGGATAAATTAGCAAGTTCACATGCTGAAGTGTGGGGGAACTCGGAGTTTCACATGCTCCTAGTTTCGCCTTCCAAAGCCTAGAACGTCCAATGTtaaattttttactttaaaaaaattatatctatTATAAACTTagagaaaaattaaatatattctcCTAAAATAGTTATAAATAAAAGTTGAgtacttaaaaaatatttatgtattaattggTTTTGAAGATTTCCTAATAAATAGTTGTGGCAGCACAATATAATGGATTGGTTTTTTTAGATGACACGAtgtatagataaaaaaatatcttcccTTACTAAGGTATATATGGAATTTGCACCAACCAGAGATTCCACATAAGGAAGGCAactatatatagttttctttttttttttttttcggaacAAAAAATGGTTTATGAGTCAGTCCTAGTAGCGAAGCTGCGTGCGGCATTGGAGGGCCTCGTTCAGGCTAGAGTGCACCTAAGTGCTCGGTGGATCCTTCTTGAGAGAGACTTGGCTGCAGTGGTCGACTGGATTCGGAGTGGGCATGTCAGGCCAGATTTGCATCCTCTAGTTTATgatatctattattttttagaGGAGTTGGACTCCTTCCGAGTCGCGCATGTTTTTCGAAAGATGAACAGTGCGGTAGACTGGATCGCTTCTTTTATAGCACACCACTCTAGGGCCGTCTTATCAGGGATTTTGAAGCCCGTGCTGGTGGCACTAGAgcgttgtttgtattgtgactaTTCTGACATACTCACGGCTGGATGTAGTGAGTCgccaccaaaaaaataaaacatggtTACCATAGTTTGCACACGACTCCCAAGAGTCTAAAATAATagcaaaagaaacaagaaaggtAGAGCATATACGCAGATCGGCAGATGAGAGATGAAAAGAAGTCACGGGCCAGCGATGCCGACAGCCGGTGGCGGGACGTGGAGTTTCACATGATGTTGTCCAAGATCTCGCTTTCACTCTCTTTCTCCATGGTTCTTCTCCCATTCTCGAGTCTAAAGTCTGAAGGAGGTCCTCCTAGCCGACGCCAAAGCGGCAACAATCACTGGAAGTCAGAGAGACCCCAAGCATGCAAGGAGGACAAGCCACGTGCTGAGAAGACCAAATATTTGACTTGGTAGTTGGATTCCAGGGCTATCTATCAATGCGATGTTATGGTCTTACTTGTCGTTATAAGATAGCTATATTATTATACCAGTTTACTTGCTATTGGGTTTACTGAAAAGTTGGCCATCTAATACctatcctatatatatatatatataggatagGTATTAGAGTTCTTAAGCCGGACCTGATGGAGCTATGTCTTATGAACATGCCTTGATGCGGCATGTCAGCATGGTGCTCTCTCATCCTCGCAGCAGCAGCCGCCGCCTCTTCTGATTCGAGACATTTGAACTTTGATCTATAGTAGAATGGCTCTTTAGGCCATGCATATCTACAAGGAGGCCAACAAAACTAGTGCATTTGAAAATATactgtattttaattttttttagatgtTTCATGTAAAATTTGTATGAATCATTTGttttagaaaataataataataataatgccgTGCATATGGGTGGCATGATGGCCATCCTGGCTGGCTCAACGTATGCCAAAAAGTTTGCTCGCTGTCGCTATTTACGATGAGAGAGGAGCTGAGCATCTGCGATTTTGGTGATGCAGGCTTCAACCTTATTGCTCATCAATGCTAGCTTTCAATATTAGCTCCGATGCTCGTTAATCGTTTTGACAGGATGGCTGATGAGCTGCATCAAGGTACGTAGTGCCGCCCTTCAAAGGAGGGATAGAACTGAAGCGAGTTGTTGTACTTGCCATGACGTGGTCTGAAATCTTGATGATGAAATGGTTAAAAATTTTCTAATGTGACAAGGAAAATTGTTGTGAGAAACACATCCAGGCAAATGTCCATTAAACTCATGTCGTTTTCTATAGTTTATGAGTGCCGTTGATTTTTATAGACCCCCAAGCCATGCACTAGGTTGCCGTGCTGCCCGGGGAGCCTTGTGCCTAGCAATTTATGATGCATTCACTTGCGTGCGAGAGGACCGAATATACTACGATTCGTTGTGAATTTTCAAGCAACTTTTAAATGGATTACTTGCAGCATGGCATATTGCTGAAGTTTACATTAACCTCATCCAATTTACCATAGCACAAAATGATTTGATGAATGATTCCAGCGTTTCAAATAGAATATGCTTCATGTTAAGAAGCTCATATTTTTTAGCCTGACTAGccataatttaatttttatcttgCAGATACACGagtaatacacacacacacacgcatatGATTTGTGATTTAAGAGCATTATCGCAGTATTTGAAGCAAAGTTTGTTGAGTTCTGATTTCTAAACCATGGCAGGCCCTAGCAACTCTAGGATGTACATCTGGAAGCGAGAGCAAAAAAAAGATTTAGAAACAGATCTCCTATTGATGGGGGGTGAGAAACAATGATGCAAAAAAAACCAGATGTTGGAATAAAAGGATAAGTAGGGAACTGggctaaatattatttttccttttaatcATACATTTTTATTTATCCTTAGCTAATTAATTAGCTTAACTAGGATATTTGAGATGTCTCTCCTCATATTTTTCTTACCGCTTCATCAATTAAGGAGCTGGAATGCTAAACTAAATCCTAACACTAATTGGATGCAGACCTCATTCTTTTCACTTTCGAACTTAAGATTAGTGTGACCATTTTGGGCATA
Above is a genomic segment from Phoenix dactylifera cultivar Barhee BC4 chromosome 2, palm_55x_up_171113_PBpolish2nd_filt_p, whole genome shotgun sequence containing:
- the LOC103708197 gene encoding transcription initiation factor IIF subunit beta-like, giving the protein MSLGDDGRNVLDTGRADRSVWLMKCPPLASRSWQSAAAAASSSDAGLPPPVVAKVVLSLDPLHPDEPSSLQFKMEMAQNDSGNTPKSYSLNMFKDFVPMCVFSESNQGKFLLEGKVEHKFDMEPHSENFGEYGKLCRERTNKAMIKTRQVQVIDNDRGVLMRPMPGMVGLVPSGSKDKRRVTPTKGSDVKRTRRDRRELENIIFKLFERQPNWALKQLVQETDQPEQFLKEILNDLCIYNKRGPNQGTHELKPEYKKTTEEVDTT